gGCCTAAATACTTTATATGCATCATGTTGGctgttatttgatttttcatttatacttgacattcaatattatatgcTACTATTATTATATAGTCCCTGCAATCCTCTCAACAGGTACTATTATGATCCTCGTTTCACAGACAGGAGAACTGAAGCTCAGACATGTAACTTCCCTGGAGTCACACAACTAGTTAAgtggaagtggcagagctgggatttgaacccagggcaaTGTGACCCCATCCacgcattcaacaaatatttactgagtatccaCTATGCGCCAGAGACACTTGTGACCATGCTCTAAAGTTTGTGTTCTTGCTCACTGGTGATACTCAGCACAGCCCTGGAAGGCTCCCATTTCTCTGTTGGAGGTCGGAGGGAAATGTGTCTCCCACTGCAGCTGAGGGGTGGGCACCTGCCTTCTCAAGCTGCCTGTCTGGACCCAGAGTCTCTCACGCCTCATACTCCTCTGCCCTGACTGCTGGTGTTTAGCTGTGAGCAATGCTCAAGGCTTACCTTTCGATGTTTCTGCATGTGTTCTTCATAATTACGGATCTTGACAGTCAAGGCAACAACTGAAACCACAAACCACAGAGGATGAGAGCCAggcacagaggaaggaagggcCCGGGCCTGGGTTACATATTAAGACCTCAAGGAATAACAATCACCAAGGCTCTTGTGTAGCTCTCTATAATTCCTGAAGCACTCTGAATTTCAAGATCTGAAAAGACTTTGGATTATCTTTCCTTTGGAAAGCAATGCCTAAGGAAGGGGAAGCTCCTTAATCTTATAAAGGTATTATTCCCAAACCATAGCAAATAGCATCCTTAATGGTAAAACTTCAGAGCATTCCTGTTAAATTCAGGAATTAGTCTAGGATGCAGACTATCATGGTGAAGTTCCTAGCCAATGTAAGGTCCATCGGCCAGGAGGTCCTAGCCAGTGTAATACGATTCTCACATTGGCAAGGGTCTGCTCCTTGCCTCTCCCCTTCCAGCTGCCACTCTCATTAGTTTTCACTAATGAGTTTTCAGAATTATCAACTCCCACTCAACTCCTACAGCTCCAGAATAACCTTCCTTCAGGTATCCTCTTGTTTGATTCCTGCCTATACTGCAAAGACAGCGGCAAAGGCAAAAGCAGAAGGTGGCCCCCAGGAGAGGCTGTAACTATGGCAGGCCCTTCCTGTACACGCACTGGGTTCTGGGAGCACTGCAGACAGTGCAGTGGGAACTCTGGCTCTGACCACATGATCCCTTCACACCACCTTAGCTGCAGAGTGGAGAGAGACATAGAGCCAAGCTTTGGTTCCCGAGGAACCTTGCCTGAGCTCACAGAGGTCAGAGGCAGGGCCTAGGCACCGACTCCAGCATCACGCAGCTCAGGATACCAAGTCCAGTGTTCGTAGCCCTTGGTTCTTCCTGTCTCTCCCTTTAACAAGCCACATGTAATCTCTAGTGTACTTGCAGATGAGGGCTCTGGATCAAGCACCAGCTAGCAGACTTCCCTGCTCTCCCACTCCCCAAGGGCCCCCTGACTGACTTCGAGCCTCCAGGGAGCTGGTGTCCTCAGGGTTTGCCACGACCTTGTTCATCAACTGCTCTTGCTTGATTTTGAGCTTCTCTTTCTGTTGAAGATAGAGACAGAGAATCTGTGAAGTCTGGCACCCCTCACACCTCTAAGTACTCGCCCTCAGACTTCCAAGGCCATGGCTGCAGTCATAGCAACTAGACCACAAGGCTCAGGGCCTGACTTCACTCTGCTACCAGGGCATGGCCTCTGGCTAATCACATGGCTGTTCACGTCTAGGTGAGCCCAAGGCCAATGCTACTGGCCTGTGGGATGAATGTCCCCAAAGCTTGCTCATTCATTTAGGCATTAGatctttactgagcacctactgtttgTCAGATGCTAGTGGTACAATGGGGAAACAAGACTGTCCCTGCCCTTGAGATGTTCAGTCTGGAGGTATTGATAAGTGGACACAGAATGACACTGGGATAAACGCTGCGACATCGCATGGGATGGGAGGTGTAACCAGGGTTGGAGGGAGTCCCAGAGGAGAGGTCTGAGGGAGGCCAAGATCTGGTACAGGCCACTCACCTGGTTGGCCATTTCCAAAGACAAGAGCCTTTTCACAACATCATCAGCCCTGTGGGAAAACCATAGCGATGAGAGACAGATGTGGGGGTGCAGGGGGCAAGGGAAGCAATGCTGTGTTCGTTTTAGTTTGAAAAGCAAGGATGATTgaaaatttctttaacaaatgagtCTCTGGAGGTTGGGAGCCATCTCCCAGGGACTAAAAGTCAGCATGGATCTGATTTCCTGGCTGAGAACATGGAATGATGTGATAACGACAGAAAATGGAGGCTGTCAGCTCGAGTGTTCCAGGCTTGtcacggggtggggaggggcagagtTAGGATTTGCATTTTAGCTGGAATATGGCTCAACCAGTCTTAAGACACTTACTTCAATTCTgtaatcattatttctttctcaaGTCACACTGGGAGTGGGAGGAACTAGAGGGACAGTGTGAGGAACTAGAGGGACAGCCCAGCAACCACCGCGTAGGACGGGCTGAGCAGAAGGATCCTGGTTTTCGTATTGTTCAGCCTGGaattcaaaccccagctctgccccttaggATGACACTGGGCAGCTtgataatctataaaatggggacactaTTGAAGCATGTTGCCTCCTTGGTATCTAATGGTATGGGGTCTTTACCCAGAACACCAAAAAATCATGCAGTTGAACCCCGTAAGCTCCATCTGTCCCTGGTGCCCACTCACCCTCACCCTGCCTGAGCTTCTACAGTTCTTTGCCCCATTCTATATTCAAATTTCAGATGTAGCAGGCCAAGCCTCGAAGCCACTGTCTCCCCACTCCTTGCCAATCCTCCCAGGGTCCCCTGCAAAGAGATTTCTTCCTGCTTACTTCTCAATTCCAGGGATGTTCTGGTAATCTTTGAGCAGCGTGGAAGGGGGCGGGTCATCTTCTTGGCTGGGTCGAACTGTCAAGAGGAGGGATGGAAAACACTCAGAGTCAACTCTCACTGCCCCTCTTCCCAGACTTAGCTCTTCTCACCAACTCTGTCAGACATCCAGGGTCTCAAGCAAGGCACTGGATATCCCTGggctcagtttctccctgtaaaCTCCTGGGCACCTGCCCTGATATTTCATGCTGGGAGTAGATGGCTTTTCTCAAGACCCTGTACTGTGCCTTTACCTCTCACACACCTGTCTGGCTCTACAGTCATCAGATCCCCACTAAAAGGGGCCTCCTGTGGGCAGACTGAATTGGACTCCTTTTGAATCTCCCACAGCCTGGTCCATAGCCCAGCATAGAACAGGCACTCAACAAACACTTGCCGGCTAACTGCATGAATGCCATAAGGGGGTTAGGAGGAACCCCTAGTTTCAGGACACTTGAAATGTAAGACCCAAATACAGACCACAGGAAACCCTCAGCCTTGGTACGTGCATCTCTGTCTTccctgggaggtgagggagaggtATGAGGAGAGATCAATTTGTCCTCTCCAGTCAGATCCTACTCTGTCGCTGTGCAAGTAATATTAATAGCAATAAATACTAATATATATACTCCAGTTTATTGCGCACAGTGCTAAAGATGCTTTTCATGTGTTATCAAGGAATCCTAACAACAATCCTCTCAAATAGATACTCTTATTTTagaatgagactcagagaaaggTCGTAACTTGCCCACCATCATTTACCTAGGAAGCGAGATCTTGACCACTATGTAAACTGCCTTGGAAGGGGAGACCACACGCTCCTGAAAAGGGCGGACACAGAGTGTTAGCGATATACTAGGTGGGCCTGGGTAGGCTCCCTCTGGCTAGCTCTTTTCACTCATACCCAGTCCAAAGGTTCCGGCTCCCCCACTCGACCTCTCCTCGCCCGACTTCAGGCTTCGGGCTACAGCTCTGTGATAAGGTGGACGTGGGGGTCTTCTGTTCGGGACCGCCTCCGTGCCCTTGGCTACCCCAAGCCTTTCAGGTGGACTCTCTTCCGCCCCAAATCCCACCCAAGAGCTCCTACCTGGTTTCTGGATGGCATATCCACGGGCGGCCCGGAGGATGAGACCTACGCAGAAGAGAGAGGGCTGAGGACATCTCCTTAAATAACCCAGCCTCGATTCCTTTCTATGGTTCTTCCTCTTTGGTCTTTGCACCTCTGTGCCTAACCGCCGCCCCATTTCTAACGCACCCCTCTGCCCCATATCTCTGCCACCTGGTCTCACTTCTTCCCCACCCACCACACATTCTCCTTTATCCTGCCGCAGCACTTCTCCCCTATCCTCGTCCTTCTGTATCCGCCATCTCCGCCGAACCCTTTCCCCACTCCTGCTGTCCCGTTTCTCAGCTCCTCACCGCGAGGTGAGGGGAGGCCCCAGTGCTCGGAGGGTAGCCGGGCACAGCCTCCACCTGGCAGCCCAAGGGCCTGGGTCACCGACTGGGTCCGAATGGAATTCAGCGCTCTCCACGCCGCCCTCAGCATGGTGACTTCTGACCCCTGCGGGCGGCGCCACCGTCGCCTTCGCGGTACGGACTGGGTTACACGGGGGCCGCCATGTTGGCTCAGGCTCGACCAATCGAGTGCAACGGCGAGACCCGAGCAGAGGAGGACCGAGAGGGTGGAAAGGCAGGACTTCGGGGATCAAGCGGAGGAGTCTGTTTAGCAGTTGGGCGAGATGTGGACTTGGTAGTTGCTTGGCCGCGTTATTGGTGCGCGGTGCTGTATGCATCCTAAGATGCCACTTTTTCTCGGGCATGCATCCCGCCCTTAATGCACTCTATGTTCCTGACTCCGACCCGGGTTATTTTGGGGCGCTTTCCTGCGGCCTGTCCTAACCTCCCCCAAACCTAGTTTTTCCACACCGTAAGAACTACTGGCTTTCAGCTTCCTCTCTGACAGACTTGTGTCCTTGTGGTTAAGGTCGCCAAACCTTTGGAATGAGACAGCTGGAATCCTAGCTCAGCCATTTATTCACTGTGATTTTGTGGGCAAGTCATTCAGTCTTTCTGGGAGACAGTGTACTAATCCATCAAATGAGGATGGTAATAACAGGATCTGCCTTTAAGTTGTTAGCGAATTAACGGAGGCAGCTGCGTGCGTGCGAAGCACCTGGTATGTAatgagcattcaataaatattagctgtgaTAATACTTGTGAATGAGGGGTGTAaggacaaatgcaaattaaaagtaggaaaaacaaactttaattttcCCTGGtgcaaaaaagggaaaagagtagTTGTACTTGTGAATTCTTTTTGCCCTTGTGAAATGTATGTAAACCTTTTTAAAAGCTAAGTAAGCCCCTTTccagttttacaacccaggaatgtctttctcaaggacctgggaaccatctctttgaaatgcagTCAGTTAGGAAGGTAGTGTCCCTATCGCCCCGCTTCTGCTGGAAGGTAGGTGCTTACCTTCAGCGGGGCCTAGCTCCAAGGTGCAAACCGACTGCCTCTCATAAAGAtaggagaaatttatttttcctttggataattGAAAATTAGTAAACACAGGTGACTACCCCATTTACCAGATGAATTTAGGATGACCCCGTGTGACAAATGGTTCTCTTGCTTCAGAACtagttattatttatcttgagaAAATGTATGCAATAAGTTGTATCCCCTTGACTACGTAAAGggtaagatttctttctgtctctttagcTGACTGCCTGCGATGCACCTCACATTCTGGTTTAATGCTCGTCCAATagtaaaactgttttctttctattccatCCTTGTAGAGGGGTTTTCTAGGTTAGtgggagattttgtttttaattatatttccctaACAGGTTACTCTTTTCTGAGGTCTTGTCCCTGTGTCCCACAGTACTCAGTGACTCCCTCCAGGTAACCCTGGCACTGTGTCCTAGTGGTCAGTTTTCAAGTCTCCACCCCTAGAATGGTAGCTCTTTGAGGATGGACTGAGCCAAGTCATTTTTCAGTCCCTGTTGCCAGCATAGGGCCTAGATGCtgccatgtttcccagaaaataagatctagccggacaacagctctaatgcatcatttggagtaaaaattaatataagacccggtcttattttactataataaaataagtaatactacaagtaaaacaagaccgggtcttatataatataatatataatataatactggtctcatattaatttttgctccaaaagatgcattagagctgattgtccggctaggtcttatttttggggaaacacagcaggtGAGggctggttgaatgaatgaattaaggaaaaataaatgaacatttctgagaggttcccccaccccagggccctgAAAAGAAGAAGAACAGAGACTCAGGCACACTGAAGGgtttctcaaaataaaaccaaaccaaaccataaATCAGTTTAAGAGACTGAAATTATAGGAACTAAGTACAAAAGGCTAGTGGGCATCGCTAAAGGAAGCATTCTGTGACCTTTAAAGTGGGACGGCCAACCTATGGgcattgggggggtggggagggatgctAGGGGCCAGGGATGGGGGAGACTGGGAGCTTTCTGCCTCTCCTGGGGCAGAGTGTTTTTTTAGTGATGGACATACTgaccttctcctcttctccaggACTTTCAAGAGGAAAAGGCCCAGGAAGCCCTAGAAGCCCCCCAGCCCATCCATCCCATGGACCTGGAGTCCCTGCAGGAGGGGGAAGTCAAGCAGTGGCCCAAAGACACAGTCATCCTCCTGGTTTGGGACTACAGGCTCTGGGGTCCTCACTGGGCTGGTCTGGAACCAGAGGTTCTCATAAGACTTGGGGCTGGGAGTGAGGCCCCCCAAAAGGGGCTGAGTAGAGTCGCAGCGGATGTAGTGCCCTGGCCCTGGGTGGGTGGGGCTGCCCAGCACCCGCCCATAAAGGACATGGTCGCTGGTGCCAGACTGGGACTGGGGCTGGCTAGAAGGTGCTCTTGGGTCCCCTTGGAGCACATAGGCCTGGACCAGGGTGGGAAGGCCACGGGTCCCTGAGCTGTCACTGGACTCCCAGGGCCCTGGTTTCTTCTCGTCCTCCTCCAGCACTGTGATCTTGGTAATGGGCGGCATGCTGGGGTCCCACAGGCTGGGCAGCTGGAAGACCTCCTGGACACAAGGACATGGGGTAAGTGCGTGATTCGTTTCACATGTCTGTCCCAGGCACTGTCCCTTCCTGAGTTGTGACAGTATGGGGACATTTCTGCTGCTTTCTGCTGGAACCGAAAGGGTTACACCTGCAAAGCCTCTCATACATTCACATTCGTGTTATGTGCTGTTCAAACTGCGCCTGGTCAATCTCCCCAACGGTTCTGTGTGGGCTCAGTCCCATTTCACAGTGGGATGACTGAAGCTTTGAAGCGGGTAGAGCTGGGATTAAAACCCAGGTCTACTTTACTCCAAAGGGAGGGGATCTCACTAGGAAATGATGAGAAGGCCTGAGTAGTCATCCTCAGAGGGGCatcccttcactttgagcctGGGCCGACACCCCCagccccatttccctctccctccagggTTCTCACCTCTGCCATGATGGTAGGCACCCAGGATcccaggctgctgtgggctgggTCTGGGACACTTGGCCAGAGGGGATTCTTCCTGCTGGAGAAGGGGGCAGGTAAGGGCGGGTTAGGCAGGCCATCCCATGTTTCCATCCTTTTCCCCACCCAACCCTAATATTGAAGGGATGGTCCCTTAGTGCAGAGATGAGAAGGTGGGAAGCCTGACTCCCAGACATGGGCCCTGAGGCCTGGGAAGACCGGGAGGGACTTAGCCTGGCTCACTTGGGCCTGCAGTTCCCTGTAGGCAGGGGTCGCTGGGTGTCAGGTCTCTCAAAAGGACTCACCTGGGTCTGCAGCAGAACCGGGCAGCCCCACAGAGGCAGGTAAATAAGATCAGGAGGCCAAACAGGCCCAGGATGATTTGCAGCTCAGACAcctctggggagaggagaaagcCAGAAGAGGTTAGAGTACATGTGAGTAAGGCTGGGCCTCCTCCTTCAGACCAGGAGATCCAGGCAAGGCCTGTCCACTCTAAAAATGGAGATCCTTTGGGTGATGCACCCTCCCAACAGCCTTGTCTGGCCAGCCCCTTTCTCCCCTTACCTAGGGCTAAGGTCATCAGGGTGAGGCTTGTACTGTTGGTGGCCCCCGCCTGGCTGGCTGCCATGAGGTGGACATGGTACAAGCTGGCGGGCTCCAGGCCATGGAGGACAAAGCCATGGGAGGAAGCATTCAGGACGGTGGCTGGGGGTAGAGGAAAATGGTCAGCCTGGGCCCAGATGCTGAGGCTCCCTCCAAGGCTGCTGAGCACCCCCTCCTGGGCCTTCTGGGGCTGTGGGGTGCTGAGGATAGACTCACAGAAGGACTGGCCTTGAGCGTTGGTCCAGAAGATGGTGTAGTGGGTTAGGGGGCTCTTCCCCAGCTCAGGGGCCTGGGGCACCCACTCCAGCTGGGCCCAGGTCTTGCCAATGTGCTTTAGATGCAGCTCTGGGGCGTGGGAGGGGGCTGCCGGAAGACAGAGGTACAGGGCTGACAGGGGGCAGGGTGGAGAGCCCAGTTGGACTTCTTGTGGCTCCCCAGACCAAGAACTGGGACATATTGCAGGGTGGGTGATATAAGAAAGTCGAAGCTTCACTTTCTCAGGAACTTTGAATCCCATCTGCTTCTAataagtggctgagccaggatttgaacctgatCTTTGACTCCAAAGCCTCGCCACCTGGCCTGATTTCTACCAGGCCTGATTGTGTCTGACTCACTATTCAATTTCTGCAGCTCACTCTCTGAATTTATGCCACGCCCTCTGTCTAATTTCTATCATATATGACACCTGATTTCTGTCAGAACAATTGATTGATTTTTGCCAGATTTGTTCCCTGAATTCTGCCAAACTGCCTAATTTCTATCACCCCAACACCTGACTTCTCTCTAGCTGCGGGGGTCTAGTGTAAGCCAAGGGTATCTCAGGATTGCAAGGGACCCTTTTTGGGCCAGAAATGTTCTGTCATAGTCCTGATTGTGAGGACTTAGGCAGGCCTTGAGGTAGAAGAGAGGATTCTGAGAAAGGGTGTGGGGGCTGACGAACCCATCTCTTGGGAGTAGGCATAGATGAGCTGGGAGGGTCCCATGGTGTCCTGGTACAAGGGGGTCACCGTGATCTCGTAGAGCTGAAAGGGCCTGATGTTCTCTGTAGAGACAAAACGGGGTAGGCCCTCTGGTTAGGGGCTAACCTCAGACCTTTAATCAGGGATAACCCACTGCAGGGCTAGCCTCTGCAATCTCTTCTTTGGAACATTTCATGGgggtaaggggaaaaaatggaagaaagctaGAAAGGTGCAGGGTCAGGTCTGTAGCAAGAGAGGATCCTGTTAGACTATAGGAAGAACTTCCTGACTATCTTAGGTGAGAACAGTGAAGGGTCAAGAAACACTTGGGAATCTGCTCGTCTATGGTGGTTCAGGTTGCCCCTGGCCCACTGTCAGAGGAGCACTGCTTTCCCCTCTTTTGGCCCttccccccgccctccccagccTGCCTCACCCTGCAGCAGGGTCCCTGCAATGCTTCCGTTATGCTCCATCTTCCAGGTCTTATGGCTGCTGCTGCACCATGCACCATGCTGCATTATGCACCATGGCTGGCTGGTGGTACCCGGGCTCCACTCAATCACGTAGCCCCGAGGCTGAGGTGTGGGGGGCTCCCAGCCCACCCAGAGGCTGTGAGGGTCTAGGGCAATGGTATGAAGTCTGCCTAGGGGTGGGCCTGGAGACACAGTAAGACAAGATGGAATGAAGGTGAAAAGAATGCAGGCCCTGGAACCAgaagcctgggttcaaatcctggctttgctacttaaacgctaggtgaccttgggcaagtcaacatctgagcctcagtttcctcatctgggaagtGGAAATGATAGAAGTTCCTATCTCATAGGGTCTTGGTGCAGATTAAATGAGGCGATGCTTTGAACAAGCCTAGCGTAGTGACTAGTGTAGAGTAGTGCTTGGCAATGATAAAAGCTAACACTATGTAGTTCTTGGTATGTGCCAGGTATAGTCCGTGGTGTATGTTAATTCACTGAGGCTGCTAACAGTCCCATGACAGGGACActattactgtccccattttatcaatgagaaaacacagacacagagaggttaagtaatttgtttcaggtcacacagctaatcagtGGGAATATTAGCTATTACTGTTAGTCTCACCCTGTGAAGAGCCATGTTCAGAGCAATGTGGGggtgataccctgtttccccgaaaataagaccgggtcttatattaatttttgctccaaaagacgtattagggcttatgttcaggggatgtcatcctgaaaaatcatgctaggacttattttccggtgaggtcttattttcggggaaacacgatagtggCTGATTTCCCTGAGAATGAGCAATTAACTCAGGCACTGTGTTCCAGCTGGAAAAACGGAgggctctctctcctttcttggcAGAATGCAGTGCGTGCGTGCACGTGCGTGCATGCATGTACTAACCTGGTTCTGGCTCATGAtataaataatagctaacatatattGAGCCGTTACCTTGTGCCAGGCACATGTCTTAactcatgtaatcttcacaacaaccctttgagggAGGCACTGTATCATCCCCATTTGCCAGATGAGTAAACAGAGGCCAGgaaggttgagtaacttgcccaggtcaTGCTGTTAGCAAGTGTCAGGACTAGATTTGAACCCACACAGTCTAACATTCAAATGTACGTGCTTAACCACCACATTCTACTAGCTGCCAGCCCCCTTTACCTCTGCTCTCCAGGAAGACCACAGGGGTGGGATGAGAGGTCCCGGCCATGTTGTAGGCCACAAGGACAACCTCCCGGGCTACTGAAGGCAAGTGGAAGGTGCAGTTTAGCTCCGTAGTGTTGCAGAGGGGTAGGACTGCCCCAGCCTGGCCTGAGGGTCTCCAGGAGACCAGGTACCCTTGGATctgctccctctcttcctccaggGGCACTGGCTATGGTGGGAataggagaaaaaagataaaagggatGCACAGCTCATCTTGAGTTGGGGAGAGCTTCTAGATGGGGTGGATGGATCATATTAGGAACTGAGCCCCCCAGGCTGAGCCAGCCTTCCTATCTCCCccattcttctctctgtttcttgtgCGAGGTCCTAGGAGGgcgggaaggaagaagaaagttggTGTGTACAGCAGGCACGTAACTATTCACTGAACCGACCCTTTGAGTCCTGCATTGTAGTCTGTCCAGATGGGCACTACCCAGCGTCTCAGGCACATGCCAAGTACACGCAATCACATACAAATGCATCCAAGCCTGCCAGACCTGGTGGCGTCCTGAGCCCCCGCTCTCAGGGGTCTGAGTGGGTTGGAGGAAGTCTCAGGGGTAGCGGGATGGCCTTCAGAGGGGGTCACCTTCCAGAACAGCTGCACGTCCACTGTCCTGGGGTCCAGCTGCCTCTGCCGCCACCACGTGTCCAGTTTGACGATGGGGGCTATGGATGGAGCGAGAGGAAAGGGTGCCGGTCAGGAAGGGCTCTGGAGATGGCACTGGGTCCTGGGGCTGCTCCCAGCTCCCCACCACCCACTTACCCTGTTGTGGGGTACTCAGCTCCAGGCTGGGGCTCCAGTCGCTCCAGTGGCCAGGCAGGGGCCAGCGGACGCAGCGCATCTGCAGGGTGTAGGCTGTGGATGGCAGGAGCCCGCAGAGCTCATACTGGAGGGTCCTGGATGGCAGGGGCCCCACCTGGTGGCGGGGAGGTGTGTGGCTCTGGGCCTGGATTCCTATGCCCTTCAGGGCCAGCTCAACTTATCCTCCCCTCAGccatccccaccccaggctctTGAGgttgccttccatctcaccagggCCCAGCTGTCTTCTCCAAGCTGTGGCTGGTAGCGCAGCTCACACTTCTGTTCTATGTACGCACTTAGCTTCCATGACTCCCAGCGCAAGAGCAGACAACCTTGTTGCGGTGGGGCTACCTCGGGGATGGGGTCCAGGCCCCACAGTGTGGGGGGCTCCAGTTTCACTGAAAGGATAGGGGTTGTCACATCCTTTCTCTACTTGATCCTATCAGGCTCTGCCTTAGCTCCCTCTGGTCTCCCTGTCTGTGGTTCCATTTTTTCCCGAGTCTCCATCCATggggtctctctttctctcttcatctccATGTCATCATGTTTCCGCAGGTCTGtctctgtatatgtatgtttCTCTCTAGGTCTGTGTCATATTCTTGCCCCAGGGCCCTGGCACTGGTTGTTCCCTGGAACACTTTCCCTCCACACATCCAGTGGTTTGctccctcatttccttcaagGATCTTCtccaatgtcaccttctcagtgaggccttccctgaccaccttacTGAAATAGCAagtgcccctcacccccagctctcttcctcccttccctgatTTAATTTCCCCATCATACTTATCATCAGCTGACATTCTTTCTATTTTAGTTATTTTGCCCACTAGAATGTAATGTTCCAAGGGCAGGCTTTTCactcttttgttcactgctatatccctagcacctagaacagtgcctagcacatagtaggtactttaAGAAATTTGCTGAAAGGTTAATGAATATGTTTCCTTGTCTCTATGTTTCTTCCATGTCTCTATGTCTGTGTCACCCTAGTTCTGTCTCCAACTGCATCCCagtttgtctctgtctcttcttttccGCTATCTCTAGGTCTTCCGGTGTCTTTTCGTCTGTTGCTAGGTCtgtttccctctctgtgcctctccagGTCTGCCCATTGTGGGggcctcttccctcccccacaccagcGACACCCACCGACGTCCATGGGATCCAGGCACAGCTGTGGGGACACACTGGTCCCTAGCGCGTTCTCTGCCTGTACCCAGATGCCCATGGTCTGGTACAGCTGCAGGTGTTTGCGTGGGATGGAGCAGCGGCTCTGCCCGTCTTTAGGTACGCAGTCAGGGATGGCTTCCTCGTGGGTCAGGCATTTGCCTCGGCTCCTGCCAATAGGCCAGGCTTGCGTGTCaagcagaggaagaaagcaaggttcccaatctccctcccatctttGCCTCTGGCTCCTTCATCCCCACCTCAGAACCCAAAGGAAAGGGGCTAT
The Rhinolophus ferrumequinum isolate MPI-CBG mRhiFer1 chromosome 9, mRhiFer1_v1.p, whole genome shotgun sequence genome window above contains:
- the MRPS15 gene encoding 28S ribosomal protein S15, mitochondrial isoform X1 is translated as MLRAAWRALNSIRTQSVTQALGLPGGGCARLPSEHWGLPSPRGLILRAARGYAIQKPVRPSQEDDPPPSTLLKDYQNIPGIEKADDVVKRLLSLEMANQKEKLKIKQEQLMNKVVANPEDTSSLEARIVALTVKIRNYEEHMQKHRKDKAHKRYLLMSIDQRKKMLKNLRKTNYNVFEKTCKELGIAYTFPPLYYRKAHRRWVTKKALCIRVFQEAQKLKKQRRALKAAAAAARKQGQTNPESPSSAGPEAIKENQ